CTATGTTCTTTGTTGGTCTGTGACTTACGCAACCCGCTGGACTCCATACGAGAGGCAGTGGTCACTGTGTCTCCGAACAGACAGTAGCGAGGCATGGTCAGACCCACCACCCCGGCTACACACGGACCTACAACACAGACAAGCTTTGTGAAAGGGTTTGGATCCAAGGATTGAATGTAAGTTACCCAACGTCCAACCCTCACCTGTGTGCAGTCCGATTCGGATCCTGACGGGAACATCCGGCATGTGTCTCATCTTGAAGGTTCCCACCGCGCTCAGGATGTCCAGAGCCATGTTCGCTATTTCGGCAGCGTGACGGTTGTCGTTGTGGACAGGAAGTCCGGACGCCACCATGTAGGCATCACCTATCGTCTCCACCTGGACAACAACACAACGCAATGAGCAAACAAGTGATTCAAAGGGATTTGATTATCTGTGCTAACAGAGGTGGAGGCCACCTTGTAGACGTCGTGGTTTCCTATGATGGCGTCGAAGATGGTGTAGAGGTCGTTGAGCAGGTCCACCACCTCGATGGGCTCGCTGTTGGCTGAGATGGTGGTGAACCCCACGATGTCACTGAAGTAAAGCGTCACCTGGTCAAAGTGCTCTGGTTCCACTGTGCCGCCCACCTTCAAAACTTCTGCCACAGATCTGAAAGGAAGAAGATGAACACAAGGTCAAAATGTGGGATGAATTGTGATGACGTTGTGTTCTGCTGGAGTAAAACTGACGGAGGAAGCATCTGGGTCAGCAGCTTCTCCGTCTTCTGCTTCTCGATCTCCAGCTCCTCCGTTCGCTCTCGGATCAGCTCCTCCAGGTTCGAAGAATACTGCTCCAGCATCCGCAGCATGGAGTCAATGATGTTGGTCTTCTTCCCCTTGTTGATATCTTTAAACTTAGATAATGGCAAGAAGAACAAGACACAAGTGAAACTTTACCTGATTAACCAACGACAGGTACATTGACTCCTGCATTTAGATTTACTTCTGTACAAGGGATGTAGATGGAGACATTTTGCTCAACTACCTGGTCAAAGATCTCCTCGAAGCTGGGCCTCTTCTCCGGCTGCTCGTTCCAGCACCGCTTCATCAGCTGGATGCATTCTAACGGAGCGTAGTCCGGACTGACCACCGGgcggcacagaggaggaggcttACAGAGCTTCTCGATGATgtctgaaacacagagacacatcagctgttgttgttttatgatAAGAGCTGTTGTTCAGAATCAGGATGCAGTTCAGTGACCTGCAGCGGAGAGGTCCAGCATGCAGAAGGGAGGTCCTCTGATCACCACCTCCTGCATGATGATGGCAAAGCTGAACACGTCACCGGTCAGAGTCCCGTGAAGCCCCGGCTGCCCGCTCCTCAGGATCTCTGGAGCCGTCCACAGCAGCTCTGGAACACACAGAACCGTATGAGCTTGGTTCGGTTGTGGATACGTACACATGTCTCCACGTGGACAAAGTGACCGTGACCCTGATCTGCTCGCTCACCCTCTGCGGGGGGGTCCATGTAAGGGAACCTCTGAGACTCCAGAACCTCGTTGTAACCGAAGTCTGTGATCTTCAGGACAAAGCGTCCGTCCACCACACAGTTACCAGACTTCAGACGAGCGTGGGACACTCCGCGGTGGTGGAGGTACTTCATACCCtggggggggcagcagaaaGGATGGAGTCATGTACCTGGTCATGTAGCCCTGAGAAGTTTTCCAAGTGCATCTACATCTACTTCATATAGGAACCTTGATGAgatccagcagcagagaggacttGAACATCCAGTCCAGCTTCACGTCGTCGTTCAGCAGCAGGTCCTCCAGGCTTCCTCTGGAGCAGAACTCCGTCACGATGGCGAACACGCCACAGTCGTGAAAGAAGCCCAGGAAGGGGTTAACGTTCTCGTGACGCATGTCCTTCATCTGCAGACTTTcttaaattaattcaaaattCTAAAGTAATGAATTCCACTTTGTTTCACAGCAACGACATGACGTACCAGTTCAAACACATCACTGGTTTTGGTGTTGATTCTGCTGAACGTCCCATCAGGGAGTCTCTTCAGCCAGGCCCAGTCACCctgagggaaacacaaacagtttcATAAGGAAACAgcttcttcttgtcttttcatGAACTTAAATTAAACTGGTTCTGCtaatatttgacatattttcactttcacagGTAAACTCAGGGATGATGATGCAGAATAAGAACTGTGGGATGTTGTTGAACATCAAACTGGGATCACCTCGTAGATAACCACGTTGGAGTTCTCATATGTGGCCGGCGTCACGCTGGACACCGGTGAGACAACACTTCGGTCCGACACGCTCCTCATGCCACTGGCTCTGCTGTCGTCCCGACTCAGCTTCTGTGCAGACGCCAGTTCAGGGTGTGAGGGTTTGTTGTGTGATTTCAAAAAGTGTTACAGCAACACCAGCGTTACAAATCAATCCATCACCGGAGACAAGTCAGGAGCTGGACTCTAAAGGAGATGTCCAGCAGAGACTGACCTTGTTGCTGAGCGAAGGGTTGATGAATGTGACATCTGCCAGCGTCAGTAAGATCTTGTTTGGACCCTTGACCAGAAGAATCTGATTGATGCGCCGCCTGGGCATcaagagagcaggaggagacatgaggatCTCGACGATAACATCAACTTCTCGATATTATATCAAAAAATTATAGTTCTAGTCCATATTGATACTCATGGCTCTTCAGATTGGACATAGATTCGTACCTGACGCAGTAAATCAACGCCACAGAGACGACAAAGAAGACGAACGCTCCGAGGAACATCCTGACGGTCGTGAGCAGATCCACACCTGGAGCAGAACATttgaaaattatgaaaatgtaaaaacataacaaatttaaatcagTATTTCCAAGGACCTTGAATAAATACGACTGTAAAGAAAGATTCTCCAGAGTGAAGCTCTCACCCCCCGAGCAGATGACTCCAGGGGTGAACCAGCAGGAGGAGTCTCTCCTGGGTCCGTGGCCTCGGGGGAAGTGGATGTCTCGACCCAGGAACCGCACCATCCCGCCCTCCATGTCGATCCTGTCATCAGTCGATAGGATCGTTATTAAACAACCTGAACTGAAACAACCCTCTTATATGAATCATCTCTCTGTACTCCTTGTATATTAACCTAATCATCACTCTGGTACCTGTACACTGGCTTCAGCTCCCAGGAGAGGCCGTCTGTGTCCAGGATGAGATAATCCAGCAGAGCTGCTCCAGAGTCGTTGGTTTTAATCTGGTGACTGAACCCCTGAAACGTTAATAAGATACtgcatgaaaatatgaaatcatTCAGATGTATATTTCATGGCCAGACCTTCGTCTTTTAAAGGTTTATTTTCAGTCCAGCCATATTTAATTGTATGGCATGGAAATTCAAAAGACACTTTCCTCATCTTTATGGACAAAGGAGACGAATGGACAAACTTGTTTCAGTCTCTCAGTCGTCTCAGTACCTGAAAGGCCAGATTGTGGGTGTGTCTCGCCAGGTTGCCGCCAGACATCCACTCCCCCGACTGCCGAACCCGATGCACCGCGTGAGCCATGAAGAGGACGGAGCTGTAGATGGTCCCGAAGAGAGGAGACACCTGCAGGTCACAGAGTCCAGCTCAGACAGACTCACTACAAGCAGCACACGAGGATTCATCTCCAGCTCAATGCATCACCTGCTGTGGCTCCAGCGTCCTCGCCACCTCCCCCGTCTCCATGGCCTCTCTGTAGGCCTCGTAGAAGGAGGTCCGGGGCGACTCGATGGTGACGGTCAGCACGGCGTCGTAGGCCCGCAGCAGCTTGCGGTTGCTCTGCAGAGCCGGGTAGGTGACGTTCCGGTAGGGGAGGCTGTAGAGCAACGTGTCGTACGGCACAAAGACCAGGGAGCCGTCGATCATCTTCATGTCGTAGGCCGTCTCCAGCAGGAGCTTCTGGACGGTGCCGCCGATCAGCGCCGAGTGCATGCACAGGACCACGACTAGGACAAGACAAGACATCAAGCTTTAAACACTGTGTCCTTCAGAACTGTTCAAGATCTCAAGTGTTATTTGATATCAGTTCCCACCTCGTATTTCACTCATCTTTCGAACCTTGGCCAGAGTTCGCCTGATGCCATGAGGAGTGTTCTCCATGAAACTGACCAGTCTGACCGGCAGGCCGTGGCTTCTCAGCGAATCAGCGACCTGAACAGGACAGAGACCACAAGGGGAGAGTTTGGATTCCTCTGTCAACAGCAGGTTCTCTTTGTCAGCGTCAGAAATAAAAGCAGATCCAAACCTTGGTTGCCGTCTCCTTCCAGATGCCGTCCGTGGAGGAGATGATGGCGATGTGCGCCCAACTGAAGTAACGCATGATGCTGAGCAGCACCCACGTGGGCCTCGCCATGGAGCGAGCGAAGGTCGGGTGGCTCCGGACGTCGTCCACCTCGTAGCCAACACAACCCCAAGGGAACAAagcctggaggagcagagaagagatCTAATCCGATCTGTCCAAGCAGAAGAAGACAGGATATCTGTGAACGACCATTCACACCTACTTTGTTCCAGCCTTGGCTCAGCATGGATGCAGCGTCACAGTAGCCGGGGTTGACTGGCCCGATGTACCCCGAGGCCTTGGCGTGGAAACCCAGGAACGCCTCCAGAGCTCTGGACGTCTCACACGGCTCCTGAAGAGGAAGTTCCAACAAGTCAATTCATCAAACGAGTGAATGTGGAGAGCAGTGAGATGAGCAGCCTACCTGCAGCACGGTGAAATCAAACGTGGCAGCGTGGGTCAGGGACGGGTCCCTGTTGATGCGGTTGACGGCGAGCTGAGCTGCCACGTTGGGAAGGGCCTTGGCGAACAGAGGGTCACATCCCCACGGCCCCACCACCCCGACCTTGAACCAGGCCGCCTGAACCGGGTGGGGGAGCAAAcacaggagaaccaggaggaAGCTCAGGAGGccatggagggagggatggagtggaggagaggagaagagaggagcagtaGATTTGCCTGGTGTAGATCTGTCCGCCATGTGTGAGGTGTTGAGATGACCGCTCGGTGCTGGTGTCGCATCTCCAGCTCCACGGCCTCCAGAGCTCAGAggaaccaggaggaggaaggtctGAGGAAGACGCCCTGAATAACCTCCTCAAGTTCAGGAGCAGACACAGGCTCGTCCATGCACGCTACACAGATGAAGGTTCGCagctcgtctgtgtgtgtctgtgtgtgtgtgtgtgtgtgtgtgtgtgtgtgtgtgtgtgtgtgtgtgtgagtgtgacctAGAACAAGTGTGCGACCTGTCCTGTCAGATTATATCAAATCCAAATCCTTTGTAGGTTTAAGCCATGTAGACTGAGAAGTGAAATGATCGTGAATATTAACCAACAGGATGAAGATGTTGTTGTTTCACATCTCATCACGAGTCCAAATATCATCTCTACTGACTCATCTGACTTTTCCTCACCATCTATATTTACTTTCTGTAATTTTGtaacaaatataataaacaagAAGTCAGAGAATTGAAATTTGACCTTGTGCAAAGTACAAATGTGACAACTTTAAaaacctgctgacaaacaaactggTGGAAAATCCCATCTCCTCGTTGGCAGTGGAGCACGAGGCTTCTCTGGCCGCTAGggggcagcagagacacagagtcacACCGACCAGCCCCTGTGTTCCCGGACAGAGAGAAAACGTCCTGTGGTGAAAGTTCCTGGAATAAAGAGGTTTTCAACTTTGTGTCAACATGGAGCAGAGTTTACTTTGCTCTCGTCCCAATGAGGTGATAAAACCGTTACCAGGCGTTGCACAATGTGGCAGAACGAGCTGCACACGTCTGCAGGGTCGACCGGGCCGATGGATTCATGCTGATAAAGTGAATCGCCCGTTTCAAACACACGGTTGATTGAATTTTCCACCCAAATTACAAACATTCTCCGGCAAACTACAGAATGTTTCCACGAGTTGACGCTAAAGGCAACGTTCCAAAAGCTGTTTGGACAAGAGAGTCGACCCCGTTTTATATCTTTATGTCCAAACCGAGACGAATCGGTCCAGATGTGAAGGTCTGATCCTGCCAGATGAACCCGGTGACTCCATTAACGCACACATTCAGACCCATGGTGCTTTAACGCCCTGTAGCTCCACCACTGCTTCAAGTTTGGGATCAATCCGTGATGTAGGCCATGATGTGCgatgtttggtttgtgttttcaatCTAAAACCAAATTGAGTTAAAAGCGGTGACTTGGGAAAGTGAACCAGTCGACGAGGAGCCGTCGAACAATCCAGACAGAAGAGAACAGAAAGAACTTATGGATCTGGAATGTGGTCGCGTCCCTGAGTGTGATGGACGACGAAGACATGagttacacaacaacacagattaACCGTGAGAAACATTCACATCACAATCAGAAGATTGAATCCTTAAAGAAATGTTAATGCCAGACGGGCACAGATCTCTGCCGAGGCCGATTGTccaaacatacaaaacaaagtCCAAACgtccaaactgaaaaaaagtcTTTCAACTGGTCCACAACAGTCACTGGGACACAGGAGTcatgttttaaatacattaagaCAAACACATATTAATACAAACATGTAGAATCCCTCCTCAAACCAAACCCACTTTAAATTGatttaagataaacaaacagTCAAGAAAACTTTATTGACAAAAGTgttctaacaaaaaaaaagtaatct
This sequence is a window from Platichthys flesus chromosome 24, fPlaFle2.1, whole genome shotgun sequence. Protein-coding genes within it:
- the gc2 gene encoding retinal guanylyl cyclase 2 isoform X1, which gives rise to MADRSTPGKSTAPLFSSPPLHPSLHGLLSFLLVLLCLLPHPVQAAWFKVGVVGPWGCDPLFAKALPNVAAQLAVNRINRDPSLTHAATFDFTVLQEPCETSRALEAFLGFHAKASGYIGPVNPGYCDAASMLSQGWNKALFPWGCVGYEVDDVRSHPTFARSMARPTWVLLSIMRYFSWAHIAIISSTDGIWKETATKVADSLRSHGLPVRLVSFMENTPHGIRRTLAKVRKMSEIRVVVLCMHSALIGGTVQKLLLETAYDMKMIDGSLVFVPYDTLLYSLPYRNVTYPALQSNRKLLRAYDAVLTVTIESPRTSFYEAYREAMETGEVARTLEPQQVSPLFGTIYSSVLFMAHAVHRVRQSGEWMSGGNLARHTHNLAFQGFSHQIKTNDSGAALLDYLILDTDGLSWELKPVYRIDMEGGMVRFLGRDIHFPRGHGPRRDSSCWFTPGVICSGGVDLLTTVRMFLGAFVFFVVSVALIYCVRRRINQILLVKGPNKILLTLADVTFINPSLSNKKLSRDDSRASGMRSVSDRSVVSPVSSVTPATYENSNVVIYEGDWAWLKRLPDGTFSRINTKTSDVFELMKDMRHENVNPFLGFFHDCGVFAIVTEFCSRGSLEDLLLNDDVKLDWMFKSSLLLDLIKGMKYLHHRGVSHARLKSGNCVVDGRFVLKITDFGYNEVLESQRFPYMDPPAEELLWTAPEILRSGQPGLHGTLTGDVFSFAIIMQEVVIRGPPFCMLDLSAADIIEKLCKPPPLCRPVVSPDYAPLECIQLMKRCWNEQPEKRPSFEEIFDQFKDINKGKKTNIIDSMLRMLEQYSSNLEELIRERTEELEIEKQKTEKLLTQMLPPSVAEVLKVGGTVEPEHFDQVTLYFSDIVGFTTISANSEPIEVVDLLNDLYTIFDAIIGNHDVYKVETIGDAYMVASGLPVHNDNRHAAEIANMALDILSAVGTFKMRHMPDVPVRIRIGLHTGEGWTLGNLHSILGSKPFHKACLCCRSVCSRGGGSDHASLLSVRRHSDHCLSYGVQRVALQDPCPREHREGPEGSKARLQVGIKRQDRIQGERCGGDLLALRERWVHQTSACSSRSQNWANGSRAADGRDRPVQERESRETATGATCKGEKMRVTEKESRDGKQVFHEAVKKISHVCVVTKVNAAEDEDSVMMSHD
- the gc2 gene encoding retinal guanylyl cyclase 2 isoform X2 — protein: MADRSTPGKSTAPLFSSPPLHPSLHGLLSFLLVLLCLLPHPVQAAWFKVGVVGPWGCDPLFAKALPNVAAQLAVNRINRDPSLTHAATFDFTVLQEPCETSRALEAFLGFHAKASGYIGPVNPGYCDAASMLSQGWNKALFPWGCVGYEVDDVRSHPTFARSMARPTWVLLSIMRYFSWAHIAIISSTDGIWKETATKVADSLRSHGLPVRLVSFMENTPHGIRRTLAKVRKMSEIRVVVLCMHSALIGGTVQKLLLETAYDMKMIDGSLVFVPYDTLLYSLPYRNVTYPALQSNRKLLRAYDAVLTVTIESPRTSFYEAYREAMETGEVARTLEPQQVSPLFGTIYSSVLFMAHAVHRVRQSGEWMSGGNLARHTHNLAFQGFSHQIKTNDSGAALLDYLILDTDGLSWELKPVYRIDMEGGMVRFLGRDIHFPRGHGPRRDSSCWFTPGVICSGGVDLLTTVRMFLGAFVFFVVSVALIYCVRRRINQILLVKGPNKILLTLADVTFINPSLSNKKLSRDDSRASGMRSVSDRSVVSPVSSVTPATYENSNVVIYEGDWAWLKRLPDGTFSRINTKTSDVFELMKDMRHENVNPFLGFFHDCGVFAIVTEFCSRGSLEDLLLNDDVKLDWMFKSSLLLDLIKGMKYLHHRGVSHARLKSGNCVVDGRFVLKITDFGYNEVLESQRFPYMDPPAEELLWTAPEILRSGQPGLHGTLTGDVFSFAIIMQEVVIRGPPFCMLDLSAADIIEKLCKPPPLCRPVVSPDYAPLECIQLMKRCWNEQPEKRPSFEEIFDQFKDINKGKKTNIIDSMLRMLEQYSSNLEELIRERTEELEIEKQKTEKLLTQMLPPSVAEVLKVGGTVEPEHFDQVTLYFSDIVGFTTISANSEPIEVVDLLNDLYTIFDAIIGNHDVYKVETIGDAYMVASGLPVHNDNRHAAEIANMALDILSAVGTFKMRHMPDVPVRIRIGLHTGPCVAGVVGLTMPRYCLFGDTVTTASRMESSGLPCRIHVHESTVKVLKDLKLGYKWELRGRTEFKGKGAEETFWLLGRDGFTKPLPVPPEVKTGQMAHGLQMAEIAQYKKGKAEKLQQEQLAKEKK
- the gc2 gene encoding retinal guanylyl cyclase 2 isoform X3, whose protein sequence is MADRSTPGKSTAPLFSSPPLHPSLHGLLSFLLVLLCLLPHPVQAAWFKVGVVGPWGCDPLFAKALPNVAAQLAVNRINRDPSLTHAATFDFTVLQEPCETSRALEAFLGFHAKASGYIGPVNPGYCDAASMLSQGWNKALFPWGCVGYEVDDVRSHPTFARSMARPTWVLLSIMRYFSWAHIAIISSTDGIWKETATKVADSLRSHGLPVRLVSFMENTPHGIRRTLAKVRKMSEIRVVVLCMHSALIGGTVQKLLLETAYDMKMIDGSLVFVPYDTLLYSLPYRNVTYPALQSNRKLLRAYDAVLTVTIESPRTSFYEAYREAMETGEVARTLEPQQVSPLFGTIYSSVLFMAHAVHRVRQSGEWMSGGNLARHTHNLAFQGFSHQIKTNDSGAALLDYLILDTDGLSWELKPVYRIDMEGGMVRFLGRDIHFPRGHGPRRDSSCWFTPGVICSGGVDLLTTVRMFLGAFVFFVVSVALIYCVRRRINQILLVKGPNKILLTLADVTFINPSLSNKKLSRDDSRASGMRSVSDRSVVSPVSSVTPATYENSNVVIYEGDWAWLKRLPDGTFSRINTKTSDVFELMKDMRHENVNPFLGFFHDCGVFAIVTEFCSRGSLEDLLLNDDVKLDWMFKSSLLLDLIKGMKYLHHRGVSHARLKSGNCVVDGRFVLKITDFGYNEVLESQRFPYMDPPAEELLWTAPEILRSGQPGLHGTLTGDVFSFAIIMQEVVIRGPPFCMLDLSAADIIEKLCKPPPLCRPVVSPDYAPLECIQLMKRCWNEQPEKRPSFEEIFDQFKDINKGKKTNIIDSMLRMLEQYSSNLEELIRERTEELEIEKQKTEKLLTQMLPPSVAEVLKVGGTVEPEHFDQVTLYFSDIVGFTTISANSEPIEVVDLLNDLYTIFDAIIGNHDVYKVETIGDAYMVASGLPVHNDNRHAAEIANMALDILSAVGTFKMRHMPDVPVRIRIGLHTGPCVAGVVGLTMPRYCLFGDTVTTASRMESSGLLITFVP